One Candidatus Omnitrophota bacterium DNA window includes the following coding sequences:
- a CDS encoding thiamine-phosphate pyrophosphorylase, producing the protein MSSHIYRVLDANFNRAKEGLRVCEDLCRFVIDSKSLTQDFMSLRRQLTQSITATGIPLARIIRERDSFKDVGKSYSKHQPRRSNLLDLFLANSGRAKESLRVLEECVKLLDSKQYNRLEDLRYSLYQLEKRAVERLEPLCYSRRRLSGKA; encoded by the coding sequence ATGAGTTCTCATATCTACCGCGTCCTGGACGCAAATTTCAACCGCGCCAAAGAGGGACTGCGAGTTTGCGAAGACCTCTGCCGCTTTGTGATCGATTCCAAGAGCCTTACCCAAGACTTCATGAGTTTGAGGAGACAGCTGACCCAATCCATCACCGCAACAGGCATCCCTTTGGCCCGGATAATCCGGGAAAGAGATTCATTCAAGGATGTGGGGAAGAGCTACTCCAAACACCAGCCAAGACGAAGCAACCTGCTGGATCTGTTCTTGGCAAACTCGGGACGCGCAAAGGAGTCCTTGCGCGTCTTGGAGGAGTGTGTCAAACTGCTGGACTCCAAACAATACAACCGCCTGGAAGATTTACGTTACTCTTTATATCAATTGGAGAAACGTGCCGTTGAACGCCTGGAACCTCTATGTTATAGTAGACGCCGCCTCAGCGGGAAAGCGTAA
- the rfaE2 gene encoding D-glycero-beta-D-manno-heptose 1-phosphate adenylyltransferase has translation MSIPDGLSASYAPLDKALQQIETWQSAGEQIVFTNGCFDLIHVGHVRCLQNAKRLGTRLVIGLNTDRSVRHLKGGQRPVQPEWARAEVLMALSCVDLVILFDEATPEKLIEQVRPQVLAKGGDWQEDQIAGAKFVKSIGGQVALIPFVDGFSTTETLSKLRDLE, from the coding sequence ATGTCCATTCCTGATGGCCTCTCCGCGAGTTATGCCCCACTAGACAAAGCCCTTCAGCAAATTGAAACCTGGCAATCAGCAGGGGAGCAGATTGTTTTCACCAATGGGTGCTTTGATTTAATCCATGTCGGCCATGTGCGCTGTCTGCAAAACGCGAAGCGTTTGGGAACACGCCTTGTCATCGGTCTTAATACGGACCGTTCGGTACGTCACCTCAAAGGCGGGCAGCGGCCTGTTCAGCCTGAATGGGCCCGGGCAGAAGTTCTCATGGCCCTGTCTTGCGTGGATCTCGTAATTCTTTTTGATGAAGCAACCCCCGAAAAGCTGATTGAACAAGTCCGGCCACAGGTCTTAGCTAAGGGCGGAGATTGGCAAGAAGACCAGATTGCGGGCGCAAAATTTGTTAAATCCATTGGCGGGCAGGTTGCCCTCATACCTTTTGTCGACGGTTTCTCCACCACAGAAACACTTTCAAAACTCCGCGATCTAGAATGA
- a CDS encoding D-sedoheptulose 7-phosphate isomerase, with protein MPKSFSADSSTESLVRDLLLASIKAKQGVLDQCVPQINAAGQMIGEALTKGHKLLLFGNGGSAADAQHLAAEFVGHFRIPRKGLPAIALTANSSTITAIGNDDGYEQVFSRQIEAFASTGDILLGITTSGKSPNVNRAMDHGRVLGCRTIALTGKGGGTLAPKVEIPIVVPSDDTQLIQECHIAIGHILCRIAEDSVLSCGSGN; from the coding sequence TTGCCAAAATCTTTTTCGGCTGATTCAAGCACTGAGTCTCTGGTCCGGGACCTCCTCTTGGCATCCATCAAGGCCAAGCAGGGGGTCCTTGACCAATGTGTGCCCCAGATCAATGCAGCAGGCCAAATGATCGGTGAAGCCCTTACAAAAGGACACAAGCTGCTTTTGTTCGGCAACGGAGGTTCGGCCGCAGACGCGCAACATCTCGCAGCCGAGTTTGTGGGACATTTCCGGATACCTCGCAAAGGCCTGCCTGCCATTGCCCTCACCGCCAACAGTTCCACCATAACCGCCATCGGCAACGACGACGGCTATGAACAAGTCTTCAGCCGGCAGATCGAGGCCTTCGCTTCGACGGGCGATATCCTGCTGGGAATCACCACGAGCGGAAAGTCTCCCAATGTAAACCGTGCCATGGACCACGGCCGTGTGCTGGGATGCCGCACCATCGCCCTCACAGGGAAGGGGGGAGGAACGTTGGCGCCCAAAGTCGAAATTCCCATTGTTGTGCCTTCGGACGACACTCAGCTGATCCAGGAATGTCATATCGCCATCGGACATATTCTTTGCCGGATTGCTGAAGACAGCGTGCTCAGCTGCGGCTCAGGAAACTAG
- a CDS encoding 6-phosphofructokinase, producing MTLKKIGVLTGGGDCPGLNAVIRAIVRSADRDGVEVIGFLNGWRGLIQNEYKPLGLDNVSGILHRGGTILGTSRTNPYKKEEDVKKVKENFAANKLDALVAIGGEDTLGVAEKLSAEGLSVVGVPKTIDNDLPETDYTFGFDTAINIVTDAIDRLHTTAESHDRVMVVEIMGRHAGWIAAYSGLAGGADMILVPEIPIQIDEVVRVVEERTARGKTFSIIAVAEGAQFAEGDMATVDKELDAFGHVRLGGIGQRLAELIEERTGHETRVTVLGHTQRGGSPTAMDRILGTRFGVKAYQVLKAGETGKMVSLKGTKIEAVPIANIRGKLKTLDMEFYEIAKIFFG from the coding sequence ATGACTTTGAAAAAAATCGGAGTTTTGACAGGCGGAGGCGATTGCCCCGGATTGAATGCAGTAATTAGAGCCATTGTGCGCTCTGCGGATCGCGACGGAGTTGAGGTCATCGGTTTTCTCAACGGATGGAGAGGTCTGATTCAGAATGAGTATAAACCTCTGGGGTTGGACAATGTCAGTGGAATCCTCCACCGGGGGGGCACCATCTTGGGAACCTCACGCACCAATCCCTACAAGAAGGAAGAGGACGTCAAGAAGGTCAAAGAAAATTTTGCCGCCAACAAATTAGACGCTTTGGTCGCCATCGGCGGAGAGGACACTCTGGGCGTGGCCGAAAAGCTCTCTGCCGAGGGACTGAGCGTGGTGGGCGTGCCTAAGACCATTGACAATGACTTGCCCGAGACGGATTACACTTTCGGTTTTGACACGGCCATCAATATTGTGACCGATGCGATCGACCGGCTTCATACCACAGCCGAAAGCCACGACCGGGTCATGGTGGTTGAGATCATGGGCCGCCATGCGGGCTGGATTGCGGCGTATTCCGGTTTAGCGGGCGGCGCGGATATGATCCTGGTCCCGGAGATTCCGATTCAGATCGATGAAGTGGTTCGCGTAGTCGAGGAGCGGACAGCTCGCGGCAAGACATTCAGCATTATTGCCGTTGCCGAGGGAGCGCAGTTTGCCGAAGGCGATATGGCCACGGTGGACAAGGAGCTCGATGCTTTTGGTCATGTGCGCTTGGGCGGTATTGGTCAAAGACTTGCCGAGCTCATCGAAGAACGGACCGGCCATGAGACCCGTGTGACGGTTTTGGGGCACACGCAACGGGGTGGTTCTCCTACGGCAATGGACCGCATCTTGGGCACGCGCTTCGGTGTAAAAGCCTATCAAGTTCTCAAGGCAGGCGAAACAGGCAAGATGGTCAGTCTGAAAGGAACAAAGATCGAGGCTGTTCCGATCGCAAATATTAGGGGAAAGCTCAAGACCCTGGATATGGAGTTCTACGAGATTGCCAAAATCTTTTTCGGCTGA
- the amaP gene encoding alkaline shock response membrane anchor protein AmaP, with translation MTVLKTVWVLFWTLLCAAVGVGCVAAFSGWISPEALAQQVEYILGTTDGRFFVLAVGLGLILISLGYAQISLNRLQNSQVITFANQSGPVSVSVNAIQEHIKRSTALMQEVKDLKIEIRAGRKKIYVTAKAALWADSDLPSASRNVQDVISNEIRQALGEETAVRVAVRVTRIARRAGAEAQRAGGSTFQGTFEYGEGLEEQAV, from the coding sequence ATGACTGTTCTTAAGACTGTTTGGGTTTTATTTTGGACTCTGCTTTGCGCAGCAGTGGGAGTCGGTTGTGTTGCCGCATTTTCCGGATGGATTTCACCGGAAGCTCTCGCGCAGCAGGTGGAATATATTCTGGGGACAACAGATGGCCGTTTCTTCGTTTTGGCCGTCGGCCTTGGGCTCATTCTCATCAGTTTGGGCTATGCCCAGATTTCCTTGAACCGGCTTCAGAACAGTCAAGTGATTACCTTTGCCAATCAGTCCGGCCCGGTAAGCGTTTCGGTCAACGCCATCCAGGAGCACATCAAGCGTTCGACAGCTTTAATGCAAGAGGTAAAGGATCTGAAAATCGAAATCCGTGCGGGTCGCAAAAAGATTTATGTCACGGCTAAAGCTGCCCTTTGGGCCGACTCGGACCTTCCCTCGGCTTCCCGCAATGTGCAAGACGTCATTAGCAACGAGATTCGCCAGGCCTTGGGCGAAGAAACTGCCGTCCGCGTCGCAGTGCGTGTCACACGTATTGCAAGACGCGCGGGCGCAGAAGCACAACGAGCCGGTGGCTCAACATTTCAAGGAACATTCGAATACGGTGAAGGACTGGAGGAGCAAGCAGTATGA
- the accC gene encoding acetyl-CoA carboxylase biotin carboxylase subunit produces the protein MFSKILVANRGEIAVRVMRACREMGIRTVAVYSEPDASSLHVRFADEAVCIGKGPSAQSYLNIPAVISAAEITDVDAIHPGYGFLAENAHFAEICASCKITFIGPSPEAMRLMGDKTNALEVMRKAGLPTVPGSNGLVNTKEQALEVAAKIKYPVIIKATAGGGGRGMRICHNDARLISAFVTAQAEAEAAFGNAGVYIEKYVERHKHVEVQVLADEHGNVVHLGERDCTVQRRHQKLIEESPSPAIDNKLRRKITRVTVKGVKAAGYSNAGTVEYILDAEGNFYFMEMNTRLQVEHPVSELVTGIDIVKEQIRVAAGEKLSFKQEEIQFTGSAIECRINAEDPDDDFRPCPGKIELLSFPGGPGVRVDTHIYGGYSIPPYYDSMIAKVIVKAQNRQEAIQLMRRALTETIVEPIKTTVPMHRRVLDADKFIHGQHFTDLVAEIQAERE, from the coding sequence ATGTTTTCTAAAATTTTAGTTGCCAATCGGGGAGAAATCGCGGTACGGGTCATGCGCGCATGCCGCGAAATGGGCATTCGCACCGTAGCAGTGTACTCCGAACCGGATGCAAGCTCCTTACACGTGCGTTTTGCCGACGAAGCAGTGTGTATCGGCAAGGGCCCCTCAGCCCAAAGTTATCTGAACATTCCCGCCGTAATCAGTGCGGCAGAAATTACGGATGTGGACGCCATCCACCCCGGCTACGGTTTCCTGGCGGAAAATGCGCACTTTGCCGAGATCTGCGCCTCCTGCAAAATCACTTTCATCGGCCCCAGCCCTGAGGCCATGCGCCTTATGGGTGACAAGACAAACGCTTTGGAAGTGATGCGCAAAGCCGGTTTGCCCACGGTCCCCGGAAGCAACGGACTGGTCAACACCAAGGAACAGGCCTTGGAGGTTGCCGCAAAGATCAAATACCCCGTCATCATCAAAGCCACAGCAGGGGGCGGGGGGCGCGGAATGCGCATCTGCCACAACGATGCGCGATTAATCAGCGCCTTTGTCACAGCCCAAGCCGAAGCGGAAGCGGCCTTCGGCAACGCGGGCGTCTATATTGAGAAGTATGTGGAGCGCCACAAGCATGTCGAGGTTCAGGTGCTCGCCGATGAACACGGAAATGTCGTGCACTTGGGTGAGCGCGATTGCACCGTGCAACGGCGCCATCAAAAGCTCATTGAAGAATCCCCGTCTCCGGCCATTGACAACAAGCTACGGCGCAAGATAACCCGCGTTACGGTCAAGGGTGTGAAGGCGGCGGGATACTCCAATGCGGGGACCGTTGAATATATCCTGGATGCTGAGGGAAACTTCTACTTTATGGAGATGAATACACGCCTGCAGGTAGAGCACCCTGTATCCGAATTGGTCACCGGAATCGATATTGTCAAGGAACAGATCCGGGTCGCTGCAGGGGAAAAGCTCAGTTTTAAGCAGGAAGAAATCCAATTCACCGGTTCGGCCATCGAGTGCCGCATTAATGCCGAGGATCCGGATGATGACTTCAGGCCCTGCCCCGGCAAGATCGAGCTCCTCAGCTTTCCCGGGGGGCCGGGCGTACGCGTGGATACACACATTTACGGCGGTTACTCGATTCCGCCTTATTACGACTCCATGATTGCAAAGGTGATCGTCAAGGCGCAAAATCGTCAAGAGGCGATTCAGCTCATGCGGCGCGCCCTTACAGAGACTATTGTGGAGCCGATCAAGACGACCGTGCCCATGCACCGGAGGGTACTCGACGCAGACAAATTTATCCATGGTCAGCACTTCACGGACCTCGTCGCAGAAATACAGGCGGAGAGGGAGTAG
- the accB gene encoding acetyl-CoA carboxylase biotin carboxyl carrier protein has protein sequence MNLKEIREMIQLMDDNQLVELELERDGLKVKLKKAGGEAPIGYAPMTMPVPQAGAPAAATQEPARPAANTVEIVAPMVGTFYRAPAPDAAPFTDTGQKVEIGQVVCILEAMKLMNEIKAEVTGTIVDVLVENGEPVEFGQPLFRVQV, from the coding sequence ATGAATCTCAAAGAAATTCGCGAGATGATCCAGCTTATGGATGACAACCAGCTCGTTGAGTTGGAACTTGAGAGGGACGGACTCAAAGTCAAACTCAAGAAGGCGGGCGGAGAAGCCCCAATCGGCTATGCACCCATGACCATGCCTGTTCCTCAAGCAGGCGCTCCGGCGGCCGCAACGCAGGAACCGGCAAGACCCGCTGCAAACACCGTTGAAATCGTCGCCCCTATGGTGGGGACCTTCTATCGTGCCCCTGCACCGGACGCCGCGCCCTTTACGGATACGGGGCAAAAGGTTGAAATCGGACAGGTCGTATGTATTTTGGAAGCCATGAAACTGATGAACGAGATCAAGGCCGAAGTCACCGGCACCATTGTCGATGTCTTGGTCGAAAACGGGGAGCCCGTGGAATTCGGCCAACCGCTTTTCCGCGTACAGGTCTGA
- the efp gene encoding elongation factor P, with protein MTINTNQLKSGLAILLDGQLYTVVEYEHVKPGKGVAFVRTKLRSVDSGGIIDRTFRDGDKLEDVFIEERKLQFMYRTDEDCHFMDLGSYDQLVIPASKVGNAVELMKEGTEVACTFHGTDPLNVILPIFVELKVSHTEPGFRGDTARGGTKAATVESGATLQVPLFVEQGDTLKIDTRTCKYVGRV; from the coding sequence ATGACTATCAACACCAATCAGTTGAAATCAGGCCTGGCCATCCTCCTGGATGGCCAGCTTTATACAGTCGTCGAGTACGAGCATGTTAAGCCCGGCAAGGGAGTGGCTTTTGTGCGCACAAAGCTGCGCAGTGTGGATTCGGGCGGCATTATTGACAGAACCTTCCGCGACGGGGACAAACTGGAAGATGTGTTCATTGAGGAACGCAAACTCCAGTTCATGTACCGTACCGATGAAGATTGCCATTTCATGGACCTGGGAAGCTATGACCAACTTGTGATCCCTGCCTCCAAGGTCGGAAACGCAGTTGAACTCATGAAAGAGGGAACGGAGGTTGCTTGCACCTTTCACGGTACCGACCCTTTGAATGTGATTCTCCCGATCTTTGTGGAACTCAAAGTCTCTCACACTGAGCCGGGGTTTAGAGGGGATACGGCCCGGGGCGGTACAAAAGCGGCAACGGTAGAAAGCGGCGCAACCCTGCAGGTTCCTCTTTTCGTCGAGCAAGGGGACACACTCAAGATCGATACCCGCACATGCAAATATGTGGGGCGCGTTTAA
- a CDS encoding sigma-54-dependent Fis family transcriptional regulator produces the protein MIEQKRILVVDDDELIRKSLYEVLKLEGYDVDTALNGENAMQLLDRDGFDVIIADLKMPKMDGMAILEEVRKRNTDTEVIVATGYGSIENAVECMRHGAYDYITKPIVDDEIKTTIRNALTKHDLMRENVSLKAEIKTLQNRFCDIVGRHEKMQSIYKMVKSISGTRATVLLRGESGTGKRMVAHAIHMSDPKRADKPFVEVSCGALPREILESELFGHVKGSFTSAINNRVGRFEMAQGGTILLDEIDTFAPDLQVKLLRFLQHREFEKVGDSQSIQVDVKVIAATNVDLQEEIRKGKFREDLYYRLNVIAIDIPPLRERGDDSLLLAEHFLKKFCKEMDRNIVGFTREALKRISEYNWPGNVRELENAIERATILTQGDVITEEDLPDTLRRAGEDAVFTPTGELSLKDALKDPERKIILDALRRAGGNRKKAAVLLQINRTTLYNKMKELGLEKDLESPAHSGF, from the coding sequence ATGATCGAACAGAAACGTATTCTGGTCGTCGATGACGACGAGCTGATCCGCAAGTCCCTCTACGAGGTCCTCAAGCTCGAAGGTTATGATGTAGACACAGCGCTAAACGGCGAAAACGCCATGCAGCTTTTGGATCGAGACGGCTTTGATGTCATTATCGCTGACCTCAAGATGCCCAAAATGGACGGCATGGCAATCCTGGAAGAAGTAAGAAAGCGCAATACCGACACCGAGGTCATCGTAGCAACCGGCTACGGCAGTATCGAAAACGCCGTGGAATGCATGCGCCACGGGGCTTATGACTATATCACCAAGCCGATCGTTGACGATGAAATCAAGACTACCATCCGCAATGCCCTCACCAAGCATGACTTGATGCGCGAAAACGTCAGCCTCAAGGCTGAGATCAAAACTCTGCAAAACCGCTTCTGCGATATTGTCGGCAGACACGAAAAAATGCAGAGCATTTACAAGATGGTCAAGTCGATTTCCGGAACACGCGCAACGGTTCTTTTGAGGGGAGAAAGCGGAACAGGAAAGCGCATGGTCGCACACGCAATCCATATGAGCGACCCAAAGCGTGCGGACAAACCTTTTGTGGAGGTGAGTTGCGGGGCCTTGCCGCGTGAGATTCTGGAAAGCGAACTCTTCGGACATGTGAAGGGCTCTTTTACTTCTGCCATCAACAACCGCGTCGGGCGGTTCGAAATGGCTCAAGGCGGAACAATCCTATTGGATGAAATTGACACCTTTGCACCGGACCTTCAAGTCAAGCTCCTGCGTTTTCTCCAGCACCGCGAGTTCGAAAAGGTCGGGGATAGCCAGAGTATCCAAGTGGATGTCAAAGTGATCGCTGCCACGAATGTCGACCTGCAGGAAGAGATCCGTAAAGGTAAATTCAGGGAAGACCTTTATTACCGTTTGAACGTCATCGCCATTGACATCCCTCCTCTCAGAGAACGGGGAGATGACTCCTTGCTCTTGGCAGAACATTTCCTCAAGAAATTCTGCAAAGAAATGGACCGCAATATCGTTGGTTTTACCCGGGAGGCCCTGAAGCGCATCTCCGAGTACAACTGGCCGGGCAATGTGCGCGAGCTGGAAAATGCCATCGAGCGCGCAACGATCCTGACCCAGGGCGATGTCATCACTGAAGAGGACCTTCCGGACACTTTAAGGCGTGCAGGAGAAGACGCAGTCTTTACTCCCACAGGGGAACTCTCTCTCAAGGATGCCCTCAAAGACCCTGAAAGAAAGATCATTTTGGACGCACTGCGCCGGGCCGGGGGCAACCGCAAAAAAGCCGCAGTCCTGCTCCAAATCAACCGGACGACCCTCTATAACAAGATGAAAGAATTGGGCTTGGAGAAAGACCTCGAAAGCCCAGCCCACTCCGGTTTCTGA
- a CDS encoding PAS domain-containing protein: protein MTVGNRVIDALHDGLTVVSHEGIILLWNRAMETYFGIQAAQALGRPILTVLPFLEDLGPLPGSNLNTGSASHSEQELRCPEGTGPRAGCIFRVRISALEDGLLLYFSDISERVDLERRLISSERLASIGKLASGVAHELNNPLDGVIRYVNLTLDLLEGEGSPQEYLLNARQGLTRMVKIIRSLLEFSRHATISTPTIQDVNEVIQEAIKLSDCQRLHRDVQVVTFLEKGLLPITDYGMEHVVSNLLKNAIDSMPGGGTVRISSKGVNGYVVVTVSDTGGGIPEDIRDSIFEPFFTTKEIGKGAGLGLAICKEIIDRCDGSIEVESEPGKGATFLLRIPCVPDEVAGILHERTGHENREGQEES from the coding sequence ATGACTGTGGGAAATCGCGTCATTGACGCCCTGCACGACGGCCTGACGGTTGTGAGCCACGAAGGCATTATTTTGCTCTGGAACCGGGCCATGGAGACCTATTTCGGCATTCAGGCAGCCCAGGCCTTAGGCCGCCCGATTTTGACCGTACTGCCGTTTTTGGAGGATCTAGGCCCCCTTCCCGGGTCCAACCTCAACACGGGCTCTGCATCCCACTCAGAACAGGAACTTCGATGCCCTGAGGGAACAGGCCCCCGGGCAGGCTGCATCTTCAGGGTCCGGATCTCGGCGTTGGAAGACGGGCTCCTTCTCTACTTTTCAGACATCTCTGAGCGCGTGGATCTGGAACGCCGTTTGATTAGCTCTGAGCGGCTCGCTTCCATCGGAAAGCTCGCCAGCGGCGTTGCCCATGAGCTGAATAATCCCTTGGATGGAGTTATTCGATATGTCAATTTGACCTTGGATTTGCTGGAAGGCGAGGGCAGCCCCCAAGAGTACCTTTTGAACGCAAGACAGGGCCTCACCCGGATGGTCAAGATTATCCGGTCCCTGCTGGAATTTTCACGCCACGCCACAATCAGCACTCCCACGATCCAGGACGTGAATGAAGTCATTCAGGAGGCCATCAAGCTATCCGATTGCCAACGCCTCCACCGGGATGTGCAGGTTGTCACATTTTTGGAGAAAGGACTTCTTCCGATTACCGACTACGGCATGGAGCACGTGGTGTCCAACCTTCTGAAAAATGCGATTGACTCCATGCCGGGCGGCGGAACGGTCCGTATTTCCAGCAAAGGGGTAAACGGGTATGTCGTCGTTACAGTTTCCGATACCGGCGGCGGAATCCCCGAAGATATCCGCGATTCCATTTTTGAACCGTTTTTCACCACCAAAGAAATTGGTAAGGGAGCCGGGCTCGGCCTGGCCATCTGCAAAGAAATCATTGATCGTTGTGACGGCTCGATTGAAGTAGAATCAGAGCCCGGCAAAGGAGCGACTTTTCTGCTCCGCATTCCCTGCGTACCCGACGAAGTGGCCGGCATCCTTCATGAAAGAACCGGGCATGAAAACAGGGAAGGCCAGGAGGAATCCTAA
- a CDS encoding EpsI family protein, with protein sequence MRSQRLAFGAVLLLALACILLARLSHTNTLARAKDTETLPRQIGLWQGNAVDVDERTFELLGTQDVLILEYEHPEYGLAWLAAVQAAENRAAFHPPELCYVGSNYEVQQKSVASVAHQKEESTVNRLLLTREGIPALLAYYWFVSDSKLQHNYYMEQIRLVSAQLAGRPASGLMVRVSVPVGEAGVNEAENRLQDLVQALLGHFQGTEMTGPGPQT encoded by the coding sequence ATGCGAAGCCAACGCCTAGCCTTTGGGGCAGTTCTCCTTTTGGCCCTAGCCTGCATTCTTCTGGCCCGCCTCAGCCATACCAACACTTTGGCGCGTGCCAAAGACACAGAGACCCTTCCGAGACAAATCGGCCTTTGGCAAGGAAATGCGGTCGACGTGGATGAGCGCACATTCGAGCTCCTGGGCACCCAAGATGTCCTCATCCTCGAGTACGAGCACCCGGAATATGGCCTGGCCTGGCTGGCAGCAGTTCAAGCTGCTGAAAACCGGGCAGCCTTCCATCCGCCCGAACTCTGTTACGTGGGATCCAATTATGAAGTGCAGCAGAAAAGCGTGGCCAGTGTCGCACACCAGAAGGAAGAATCCACGGTAAACCGGCTCCTCCTCACCCGGGAGGGGATTCCCGCTCTTCTGGCCTACTACTGGTTTGTTTCAGACAGCAAATTGCAGCACAACTACTATATGGAACAGATTCGCCTGGTCAGCGCCCAGTTGGCAGGACGTCCTGCCTCGGGCCTCATGGTGCGTGTCTCCGTGCCTGTAGGGGAGGCCGGGGTCAATGAGGCAGAAAATCGACTTCAAGACCTCGTGCAAGCTCTCCTGGGGCACTTCCAGGGCACGGAAATGACCGGTCCAGGGCCTCAAACTTAA
- a CDS encoding exosortase/archaeosortase family protein, producing the protein MTRTRYCIGGISVWLLSAALLSFLYLYWPTFEWMRARFVETGTNYSHGFLIPFVSLWLVWTKRNDLARTQAKSSATGLALLAFFLILHYLAAVLSVHFVSGLAVVGTCFALCLTFWGAQVTRLLRFPIVFLLFAVPLPSVMLIHVSFKLKMWAATLATASVTAMGVPAVQYGALIRLPQADVLVDDPCSGLRSLIALLALGALTTQIVPQKSAWRGWILFASAIPIALFTNFLRVVFLTLLTFVYGTEAASGWLHDASGFMVFALAFILLTSIGHLLSPQTEAACEANA; encoded by the coding sequence ATGACCCGGACTCGATACTGCATCGGGGGGATCTCAGTCTGGCTCCTCAGCGCAGCGCTGCTCAGCTTTCTGTACCTCTACTGGCCCACCTTTGAGTGGATGCGCGCCCGCTTTGTCGAAACCGGCACCAATTACTCCCACGGCTTTCTCATCCCGTTTGTCAGCCTGTGGCTGGTTTGGACCAAGCGGAATGATCTTGCAAGAACACAAGCCAAGAGCTCTGCCACCGGACTCGCATTGCTGGCCTTCTTTTTAATCCTCCATTACCTGGCCGCGGTCTTGAGCGTGCACTTTGTTTCAGGCTTGGCGGTCGTGGGAACCTGCTTTGCACTTTGTCTCACTTTTTGGGGCGCCCAAGTGACCCGTCTCCTGCGCTTTCCCATTGTCTTTCTACTTTTTGCAGTGCCGTTGCCCAGCGTGATGCTCATCCACGTCAGTTTCAAACTCAAGATGTGGGCAGCCACGCTCGCGACTGCCTCTGTAACCGCGATGGGGGTTCCCGCAGTTCAGTACGGCGCACTCATCCGCTTACCCCAGGCCGATGTGCTCGTTGACGACCCTTGCAGCGGATTGCGATCCCTGATTGCCTTGTTGGCGCTCGGAGCGCTAACCACCCAAATTGTGCCCCAAAAAAGTGCGTGGCGCGGCTGGATCCTATTTGCCTCCGCAATCCCGATCGCTTTGTTTACCAATTTTCTGCGGGTCGTTTTTCTCACACTCCTCACCTTTGTCTACGGAACAGAGGCAGCTTCGGGATGGCTCCATGATGCCTCGGGATTTATGGTCTTTGCCTTGGCTTTTATCTTATTGACTTCAATAGGACACTTGCTGAGCCCGCAAACGGAGGCCGCATGCGAAGCCAACGCCTAG